The genomic DNA ACCATTCAATGGGCGAAGAGAATGTCTAATAGAAAACTGAGGGTGGGTGAGGCACCAGCAGATAGTCagtggaggaggaaggggaatactattggtggagttgagCCAAGCATAGCACCTGATGGAAAATGAAGTAGGGGGAAGAGTTCACCCACTTCTTCCCTCCtacctgacttttctttctgtggtttttagaaatataaatattgtcCCAATAGATATTAAGGGCTCCAGggcaaggattgtttcattttttgtctttgtattcccaatacatagcacagtgactggcaaatagtaggtgcttaataaatacttttgaattAATTGTTGAAAACAAGTTAGAACTGGCACTTAAGAGGGCAGCCCAAgggttttcccccctttttttcaccctgtttacatttatttttccaattatgtagagaaattttcaacattcattttttttttgtttttttttttttgtttttgcaaggcaatggggtcaagtggcttgcccaaggccacacagctaggtaattattaagtgtctgaggccagatttgaacccaggtactcctgactccaaggccggtgctctattctctgtgccacctagccacccctcacattcattttggtaaagttttctccctcctaacCTAGGAgagcaagaaatctgatatagattatccACGTCCAGTTGTCACACCTTTCTGGAGTAGCCAAGAACTGTCCGGAAAAGTAAGCTGCCTATCGATTTGAGAACAGACAAAGCATTGTGGTGAAGGGACATGTCACTGTGCCAGGAGAAATGATGACTGCCAGATTCATAGAATCTTCTGCAGAATTAATTTTTATACAATTATGTAGAACTTGTTAATTGGGACAAGAATAATTGACCTAAGATCACAGTGATATAAAAAAAGTGGTTCatgaaattgtttttgtttttttcaattttgataactatatattTGATaactaaaatactattttatagttataattaaaatgttttatagctATGTTTTTATCCTATGTATTCCTATGTATTTTACTTGATTCATTTTAAAATCCTGTGGCTTTTCCAGATAATCAAAGGTTTCCATAACACCCCCTAAAAGGGTCCATAAGTACTTTTCTAACTCTACAATTCTCCCATCTTCCCCCCTACCCCATGACTGATTTACCTAATGGGCTTACAGTGGTTGCTCAGGAAATACAGATtgataataatgctaataataatagctcactcatatttgtgaaatgtttaatgtatcattcccattttacagatgaggaagttgagtcagagagggaaagtgatttgctcagggtcacacagccagggtttgaactcaaggactTCTAACTTCACAGTCCATACCCAGAGCACTGTCCACTACACCCCTTGACTTGCCTGTGGGGAAGTAGGCATGTCCTCATCCTTTCTCCCATTTGTGGAATGAACTTCTGATAGTCCCTGATAGTTgtctccattctttctctttcagagtgGCTGGTCTTCGGTAGGCTTCACCCCTACGCAGTGATGACAGGGAAGCGACCACCTGGGCCTCTGGACCCTGTGATATACAATAAGTTGGCCCTCCTCGAGGCAGAAGCTGGGCATAGGCAACCCACTGGGGTTTGCAAGTCAGGATCCCTGCCTGGCCCAGGCTCTGAGGGACATCTAGGATACAAGGGGACATATTTCACCTACCCCGTGGGGAGCCCTGAAGTGGGCCAGGACAGTTTGGCTGGATGGAATCCCCATGTGTCCTATGGGGGTGCCATGACTGGGCAGTCCCTGCGGGCGGACAGCATGCTCATGAACTGTCTGTTGTACCAACGGGAAGCAGAGAACGTTCAACCTGTGGAGAAGGGTCGGGACCAGGCCATGAGGAACCTGCTCCTGGCCCAGGAGAAGTGGGCAGGTCATCTAGACCACCGTGAACCAGTACTGCAGGCCAACCGAGGTTCTCCATACATGGGCATGAAGGGGCCTGGACCACCAGGCTGTGCCCCCCTGGCAGCACCCAAACCTATATATCGGAACCCCATGTGTTACATGGATCCAGGCTATGGGCCACCATCATGTTTGGCACTGGGGACCCCAGGGGCTGAAAGTGGAAACAAGAGGCCTCTGGACATGGACTGGACAGTTGGCGCACCCTTATTGCCCCAGGGAAATTCCCACTGCTCACTGGCCTCAGCACCCAGTAAGAGTCAACACCTGGAGGCTACCTTCCTCCCTTTGCCGCAAACCGGGACACCAGGCAAAGAGTCAGTGGCCAACCTTTCTTCATACCAAGTCGCCTTGGACAAGTACCGTGCCATCCGGAGTGCCCTCTTCCTTGACTCCAAGTACCCCACCCCATATGGAGGGCACAAGAAGGCAGCTGAGGGGCTACCAGCCTCCTGGCCAAAGCTGCCCCAACCCCCAGTACCCACCTACCAGGAGCGGGCACCCCCCCCCTATCCACTAACTCTGCATGAGCAGCCTCTACTATACCCACCAGGATACCTGCCTCCAGAGAAGCCCAACAACTCTGTGCTTTCCTTGCAATCTCCCAACCCCTACAAGGGTTTCAACTATAGAGGAAACGGACTACCAGGGACCTACCCACAGCAGCAGACAGCCCGTGGACCCTGTGTCCCCTCTGCTAAACTAGAAGTCTGTACCTACCCCACGGGCCCCATTCAGGGGAGCTCACCTGGTTTGAAGGCTGCGGCAGCTACCTCTCACGAGCCTGAGCCGCCACCTACCCCCAAGTGCCAGCTCAGCCAGCTAGACTTCCTCCCTCAGACGCCAGGTTATGCCTTTGCTCCTCGGGACAACCTGTCCCTTTACAGTCCAGCCCTGGGGGCTGGAGGGATGTCACCTGCTCAGGATGATCCCCGGGGCAAGGTAGGAGCTAATCATCACAGTGCATTCCAACTCGTATGTCAGCACGCTGGGAGCGGAGGGCCAAACCTGAATCCTGTGTCCCAGAGGGAGGCCTCTTGTCCTGTCTCCCGCTCTGGAAAGACTGAGAAGCCCAGGCAACAATCGGAGGACAAGAAGTGGTTGTATAGCTTTGGTAAAGAAGAAACCCAGACCAGACCTGGGTTGGAAGAGCATCCCTCTACACCTATTGTCATTCCAGACAGCCCTGCCCCAAGGACTCCCCCTGGCAGTGGTCTCCGGAATCCGCCCCTGTCCCCCAGGGAGCATCCACAAGGCCTCAGGCAGCCCGAGGGCCCTGCGCCTTCTTGTTCCCCACCCATGCCCATTATCAACAATGTCTTCAGCTTGGCACCCTATAGGGACTACCTGGACAATCGATGTGAGAAGGTGCCTGAGCTCCCCTTGCCCAAGGCCCAGCCTTGCCCAGCTGCAGACTCTGAGGCGTACAGACTGCTGCCCaaggaagcagagggcaaagatGGGCATGGGGAGGAGAGTGAGGTGCTGCTGCTTCCTCCATGTGGGGAGCCCCAAGTGCAGTCTGGCTCTGATCCTAGCAGCCAATGCCCACCCAAGGAGGAAGTGGCCCTGGATTTGAGCCTCAAGAAACAATTGGCCGAGCTCTCCAAGGGGGCTCTAAGTCAGGGGGTGCCCACTGAACCTGCACCATCTATGGATGTGACAGAAGCTAGCCAGGCTGTCCAGGAGGAGCAACCCAAGCTGCCTGCTCCCCCTCCCCTGGTACCCACCATGGTTGAAACGATCCCAAGGACTAGTTTCCACAGTTCTGTGGCTTTCATGTTCCACAAGTTCAAGATCCTCCGGCCAGCACCCCCACCCTCTGTTGCTCCTgctcctgcccctgcccctgctcCCGCTCCCgctcctgcccctgcccctgcccctgcccctgcccccgctcctgcccctgcccctgtcCCTGCCCCTGCTCATGCCCCTACTCATgtccctgcccctgcccctgctcAATCTGCCAGCCTTCAGCTCTTCACCCAGCCCTTGCAGGTAACCTGCTTCAATGTGACTTTGCCAGAACCAACCCCTCCTGCCCCTCCTGTTGCATCTGAGCCAGCCCCAGCTGCAGGCAAGGCCAGCAGGGGTCCAGAGGCAGCTTCCACCCAAATGGGCACCACTGAGCGACATTTCACAGGCCTCCACATGTCCCTATGTGATGCCATTTCTGGCTTCGTGGCCCACACCTCACCAGAAAGGCTTCGGGAATGGTTGGACGAGGCTGAAGAGAATCCTTCTCTACTACTGCCACCATCTTCCTCGCCAGCCAAGGGCCAGAGCAGGCCGCGAGTGGCTGAGGGGCGGGCCCGGGACACGTGGCTGAGCTGTGTCGGGGTGAAGGGACTCTTGGCAGAGCTGCTGGCCCAGCTGGAGACATTCCTCTTCACCCACAAATGTCCCTTCCCCCATGTGGTGCGTGCAGGTGCCATCTTCGTCCCCATCTACCTAGTCAAAGAAAAGCTGTTCCCCCGGCTACCTGGGTCCTCAGTGGACCACGTGCTCCAGGAGCACCGAGTTGAGCTACGCCCCACCACACTGTCAGAGGAGCGGGCGCTTCGGGACTGTGCCCTCGACGGCTGTACCTCCCGCATGCTTAAGCTCCTGGCCCTCCGGCAGCTCCCAGATATATACCCAGACCTTCTTGGTCTGCAGTGGCGGGACTGTATCCGGAGACAGCTCGGTaaggacaccccccccccccccctactTCCCTGTCCCtggttttcttcccttttctagtTTTTAGTCTTGGTGCCGACACTGCCAGGCTGAggggccttgggcaaatcacttccacCTTCCTGAGCCCCACCGCCTTCCTTTGGTTGAACCATTGGATATCAAGGGTCATAGAAGCTCCTGGGGTGAGAAGGATGGGCATGCCAAACTCTCCTCAACACTGAGAGACTTAGAGTCCAGCCTGGTTCAACCAGCTCAGCCCTTGAGGTCTTGGTAGTCCAACCCTTTCTAGCCTCAATCCCTCTTTATATTCTGTTGGAGGAGCAGCAGCACCTTGATCTCCTCCCCATTCTGGgccaaaaaaaatataagaaaaggaaaatcaaatcaAGTTAATATGTAGATAGATAAAAACCAGGAGATCTTGAAGACAGGGGTCATTGAAGGTTTGCCTTTGTATTTCCCCGACTGGCCCAGAGGAACTGAGTCAGTTTTTACTGTTTAGAGAACCACTTACTACAGTGGAGGGCACACTGCTTCAAGGAATGCAAAgctgaactcagtttcctcatttgtaaaataaggttgGATTTGGATGGCATCgaaggtccctcccaactctgatcACCATCCTGAGAATCCTGCTTGACCAGCAGCCTTAGATAGGAGGTATTCTGAAAAACCAATATCCTAAAGATTTGAATAATCCCTGGTCCCTTCCTTCATGAAGTTTATAGTCTAAGGGGATAAGATGCCAACACAAGTAGCTACCCTGACCCAATATTACATTTCAGCACATTGGAGCATCATAGATTCAACAGCTAAGAGGTCAGAGGGGGAAATTCAGTGCTCTCTCCAAACTGACCCACTCACACTTCCCCGTTCATTGGAATAGTTAGAAAGAAGGATGTTGGCAAGGTCCAGTGAACATTTCAACCAGCTGCTGACTCTACCCACTTCACTCGTGACCCTGAAGGAAAGAATGAGCCATTTACTTTCAGGCAGACTTGTGCCCTCAGATCAGTGCACAAACCATACCTGAAAAATGACTCCTCATAACAGCAAAACAGTCCCTTATGTGaattttactttcacttttctgagactaaattttcttacctttcaaatGAGGTTAATAAGAAAGTACTTCATAAACTGagtcttttaattaatttattgtgCAAATcatttccctgccttgccttagTTAATGGTTTCTTGACTTGCTTCGGCCAGAAAAATTCACCCAGTGCCAACTCTTTGGTGAGCTTCTACTCAGTGAGCCCATAGTAGATACATCATCTGAGACCTATTATCCAAGGTTTTCCAGCTCAGCATGCATTCTCCAAGTATGACCTTTGAGAACAATCTAGCTACCTTCTAAGTAAGACTGATTAAGACTTCTTTTGCCTTCTATTTCTTGATGAGGCAACAGAGTAAGATTCCCCTCGTGTGGCAAATATTTAATAGATATCTATGAAACCAAACATTTCACCCTAAGGCTTTAGCCAGTTAAGCCAACTCTTGACTCTTAAAAGAGTACAGAGATAGGAGAGACCTGGTTTAAAAGAGTAGAGAGATAGGAGAGACCTGGTTTGGTCACTGGTTCACCCTGTGGCCatttaggcaagtcactggaCCTGTTCTCATCTGCCAAATGGGATAACAATCCCTCCCCCAGCCTTGCTTTCCTCCTAGAGTGCTTCTGATGATCAAGATAGGTAATTGAAGGGTTTGCAAACAGAACGTTTTCTGTGTTCTTGCTTATTATAGATTATAAAAAGAAGGTATTACTAAGAAGGAGAAAGGGGTTTGGTGAAAGTGTTTGGACAGTGAACTCATTCCTCACCTCCCAGTGACTTAAAAAACCCTCTGTTCCTAAAGCTGAGAATGTGGAAGGGGTAGGGGCACATGAGTCAGATTGGCTTGAAACAATCTATAGGAAATCCCTCTTTAGCTTGGATTCTGTAATGACTCCATAATATTGGCAAATGCATTTGGTAAATATAGGACTCCTTGTTTCATACTTTGCTTGATATTAATGATCAGATGGTCATTGAACAATGTTTTCTATATTCTGTCTTTAAGGAACTCTTgcataattttgaaatttgggaGCTACTCTGTGGAAGGGGCAGAATTTTATTCTACCAAATAGTCAAAAATTATAGTATTGAATATTCTTTTTCATCCTCTCAGTctcggtctctgtctctctctgtctctctctctcatttttatatgatGGTCAATAAAGTCAAGATTTAACTGTTTCTCCTGTTCACTTCCCAAGTTCAAGTCGCCATTCTTTGGCCATCTGATATGACCTATCACCTTGCTAACCTCATGTCTTTTTACACTTCACTTTCTCCTGAGTACTGACAAACTAATTTCCCAACCAACACTATCACACCCTACAgctatatatacaaataatttgCTTGTGCTTTTCCCTTATGCcagttttgttctttctctaactccttACCAGTTGAATCTATATCTATCCTTTAAAGTTTGGTTCACCTACCACTGCCTTCATGAAACCTTCTAGGATCACAGTTCAATAAGTAATGaatctctcttacacacacacacatgagttTTGTGTCTCTCTTACACTTGTGAAATACTACATATCATAGTGTCACAATATATCTGTTTATCAAAGTTATGGAATAGTGTGTATCATGTTGATGTCTTATCTTCCTATTAATctataagctccatgaggacagggaCCAGTATCTTATAATCATTGTATTTCCCGCTTCCCCTCAGTACTTAGCTTGGGTGACTCTTCAAACACATAATAGATACGTGATAATTGCATATCAAGTTTATTTTTGAACTTGCTTACCTAATCTCAGTGAACATGAAACCTGCAGATGCTGTGAAGTCCCCAAAAGAATGACTCACATTTATGATTCATACAGTTCATTGATCAGAAATTAGACTGCTGCTAATGATGGTCATTGCTAAGACAGTGATTCTCCAAATGGGATCCAGGGACCTTTCCAACAGCtataaaatcaaaactatttttatactGACATCTTAATGTCTATaacccaataaatatttttaaatgtaacccACTTCTACTAACTCACTTCATGACCCAAGACAAATCATTGAGCCTTGTTTTTCTCATCCGCTAAATGGGGATCCCTTCCCTGTCTTGTTCCTAGAGCATTTCTGAGACTCAAGATAGACATGAGGATATGTGGGGTGGAATCTTAAAAACTATTCTATAGAAGCTTTTATTACAGATTACCCTTAAGCAATAAAAGATCTTTGGGTTTTTAGGAGTAGAAAGAGATTTTGTGAGCAAAACTTTTGAGAATTACAGTGCTGAGGAAGTCAAAGAACCCTAACCCCTTAGCAAATCTGCTTaaaaagaagagagcagaaaATCAAATTAGTAATATAGTAAATGAATAAGGTTAAATCAcagcaaaatcagaagaaataaaaatctgagCATGGGATGCAGTTATATGCTaaggaaaaatttaagaatacCAAAGAATTCAGAAACACTTTCAAAATTATCAAATTCTCAAATTAtcagaaaataagagaaatcttTAATAGTCTgtcatcagaaaaggaaatagaccTACCTGTAAAGGAACTACTAAAGGAAAAAACTCCTTATCTGATAGACCTACCAGAGAATTCTATCAATCTTTTAAAGAACAATACCCCCATACTTAAACGATTTATTTCCTGTCTcccattttttttacttgtttttccaattacatgcaaattacatgcaaagatagtttcaacatccatccttttgcaagtttgtgagttccacattttttctaccaccctcccttccctgtccTTTTCCCATGGCAGCGAACAATCTGGTACAATTTCCTCagatacaatcatatttaacatatttacataatagCCATGTTTcacagattattttaaaaaatgagtaaggACTCAACCAGAATCCCATTTTGAGAGATAGTCCTAATAgccacctaaaccaggaaaaggaaaaataactcaaAATATAACTCAAACTCCATTATTAGCCCAGGCtaataatattaatgaatatAACCTCAAATTTTAAGCAATCCTATCAGACTATGATTTATCCAAGAAATTATTCAGGGTAATCAAGTGATCAAGAAGAGTTATATTAGGGCTACAAGGACTTTTGATGTTTTATCTCACCATAGTATCCTCTATATTCATCTCTATTCCCCAAGAGACATCCAATATGACAAATAGTGGATTGTGGTTTgggttcttttggtttttttagagagaaaaaaaagacagcacAACTGATTAATACAATGAGAAAGTCTGAAATTATGTGTAATGCATATGAATCTCCTGCATCCACAAAGGTGGAGTTTAGGaatatcttctcatatttcttcattaAAGTCCCcccttgttctttataattttgttacatttacttttgatCTTTTTGGACATTATCTTAAATACTGTAACGATGGAAAAGTTTTTAAGAGGTACTGGCCTTGGTGATGCTAGTGTTAGAAGAAGAGCCAGTTTTATTCCAACAGTGAACCCTTGGAAATATTCCTGGAAATAGTGAAACAAGAAAGCACCTGTCTGGGAACTTCCCAAATGTTGTTGCATTCACTTTAACTGGCTAAACCCTATCTCCTTAGTATATGATTTATGTTTTTCATTTGCTCTTCaaactttggttttttttgcaaggcaaatggggttaagtggcttgcccaaggcaacacaccaaggtaattaagtgtctgaggctggatttgaactcagggactcctaactccagtgccggtgctctatccactgcccccactgtgttacctagctgtccctcaaacTCTTTTAATAGTGAAACTgaggtaaattttttttgtcattgtttttcagttgtttttcttgtGTCTGgctctatttggagttttcttggcaaagctactagtGCCTTTatcttatccagctcattttacagagagaagAAACGGAAGTAAACAGGctttggtgacttgcccagggtcacttagctattaaatatctaaatatttgtttttggtgaggcaagtggggttaaatgacttgctcagggttacatagaTATTAGctaacaaatgtctgaggtcagatttgaactcagtccagGATCAGctgcctcccctcctcccagAAAATTGTAATAACTCCTTTTTCTGAATTACCCAAATTCCTAATATGCTGAGTCACAATAAATAAGGTTCAA from Macrotis lagotis isolate mMagLag1 chromosome 4, bilby.v1.9.chrom.fasta, whole genome shotgun sequence includes the following:
- the C4H15orf39 gene encoding uncharacterized protein C15orf39 homolog isoform X1, yielding MTGKRPPGPLDPVIYNKLALLEAEAGHRQPTGVCKSGSLPGPGSEGHLGYKGTYFTYPVGSPEVGQDSLAGWNPHVSYGGAMTGQSLRADSMLMNCLLYQREAENVQPVEKGRDQAMRNLLLAQEKWAGHLDHREPVLQANRGSPYMGMKGPGPPGCAPLAAPKPIYRNPMCYMDPGYGPPSCLALGTPGAESGNKRPLDMDWTVGAPLLPQGNSHCSLASAPSKSQHLEATFLPLPQTGTPGKESVANLSSYQVALDKYRAIRSALFLDSKYPTPYGGHKKAAEGLPASWPKLPQPPVPTYQERAPPPYPLTLHEQPLLYPPGYLPPEKPNNSVLSLQSPNPYKGFNYRGNGLPGTYPQQQTARGPCVPSAKLEVCTYPTGPIQGSSPGLKAAAATSHEPEPPPTPKCQLSQLDFLPQTPGYAFAPRDNLSLYSPALGAGGMSPAQDDPRGKVGANHHSAFQLVCQHAGSGGPNLNPVSQREASCPVSRSGKTEKPRQQSEDKKWLYSFGKEETQTRPGLEEHPSTPIVIPDSPAPRTPPGSGLRNPPLSPREHPQGLRQPEGPAPSCSPPMPIINNVFSLAPYRDYLDNRCEKVPELPLPKAQPCPAADSEAYRLLPKEAEGKDGHGEESEVLLLPPCGEPQVQSGSDPSSQCPPKEEVALDLSLKKQLAELSKGALSQGVPTEPAPSMDVTEASQAVQEEQPKLPAPPPLVPTMVETIPRTSFHSSVAFMFHKFKILRPAPPPSVAPAPAPAPAPAPAPAPAPAPAPAPAPAPAPVPAPAHAPTHVPAPAPAQSASLQLFTQPLQVTCFNVTLPEPTPPAPPVASEPAPAAGKASRGPEAASTQMGTTERHFTGLHMSLCDAISGFVAHTSPERLREWLDEAEENPSLLLPPSSSPAKGQSRPRVAEGRARDTWLSCVGVKGLLAELLAQLETFLFTHKCPFPHVVRAGAIFVPIYLVKEKLFPRLPGSSVDHVLQEHRVELRPTTLSEERALRDCALDGCTSRMLKLLALRQLPDIYPDLLGLQWRDCIRRQLGSCSQPGGHASKRT
- the C4H15orf39 gene encoding uncharacterized protein C15orf39 homolog isoform X2 produces the protein MTGKRPPGPLDPVIYNKLALLEAEAGHRQPTGVCKSGSLPGPGSEGHLGYKGTYFTYPVGSPEVGQDSLAGWNPHVSYGGAMTGQSLRADSMLMNCLLYQREAENVQPVEKGRDQAMRNLLLAQEKWAGHLDHREPVLQANRGSPYMGMKGPGPPGCAPLAAPKPIYRNPMCYMDPGYGPPSCLALGTPGAESGNKRPLDMDWTVGAPLLPQGNSHCSLASAPSKSQHLEATFLPLPQTGTPGKESVANLSSYQVALDKYRAIRSALFLDSKYPTPYGGHKKAAEGLPASWPKLPQPPVPTYQERAPPPYPLTLHEQPLLYPPGYLPPEKPNNSVLSLQSPNPYKGFNYRGNGLPGTYPQQQTARGPCVPSAKLEVCTYPTGPIQGSSPGLKAAAATSHEPEPPPTPKCQLSQLDFLPQTPGYAFAPRDNLSLYSPALGAGGMSPAQDDPRGKVGANHHSAFQLVCQHAGSGGPNLNPVSQREASCPVSRSGKTEKPRQQSEDKKWLYSFGKEETQTRPGLEEHPSTPIVIPDSPAPRTPPGSGLRNPPLSPREHPQGLRQPEGPAPSCSPPMPIINNVFSLAPYRDYLDNRCEKVPELPLPKAQPCPAADSEAYRLLPKEAEGKDGHGEESEVLLLPPCGEPQVQSGSDPSSQCPPKEEVALDLSLKKQLAELSKGALSQGVPTEPAPSMDVTEASQAVQEEQPKLPAPPPLVPTMVETIPRTSFHSSVAFMFHKFKILRPAPPPSVAPAPAPAPAPAPAPAPAPAPAPAPAPAPAPVPAPAHAPTHVPAPAPAQSASLQLFTQPLQVTCFNVTLPEPTPPAPPVASEPAPAAGKASRGPEAASTQMGTTERHFTGLHMSLCDAISGFVAHTSPERLREWLDEAEENPSLLLPPSSSPAKGQSRPRVAEGRARDTWLSCVGVKGLLAELLAQLETFLFTHKCPFPHVVRAGAIFVPIYLVKEKLFPRLPGSSVDHVLQEHRVELRPTTLSEERALRDCALDGCTSRMLKLLALRQLPDIYPDLLGLQWRDCIRRQLGEHNRQSPQTKAEAASSEVCKFREVSPVSANLEPRGSKTKKKKRGTPGPCSEESGQPGATPEMEPASERASEGQAPLGLPGPLLRARFHRLLQAAWQDGLPLPTGRRRGLAQTQPPPYPELVG